A window of Verrucomicrobiia bacterium genomic DNA:
GCTACTACTCCAGGGCACGCAACCTTCAGAGGGCGGCACGGACGCTCCTGGAACGTGGGGGTGCCTTCCCTGAAACGGTGGCCGGACTGCTGGCACTCCCGGGCATCGGACGCTACACCGCGGGTGCCATCGCCAGCATCGCCTTCAACCAGCCCGCACCGATTCTCGACGGCAACGTGATCCGGGTGCTGACGCGCCTGCATGCGCTGGGTGGCGACCCAAAATCGTCGCGGCTCAACAAGCGCCTCTGGGCCACCGCCGGCGCCCTCGTTGCCTGTGCCGCAACGGTCTCCAAAAACGCCGCGGACCTCCCGAAGGGCACGCGAACGTGTTCCGCATTCAACCAGGCGCTCATGGAACTGGGCGCCCTGATTTGCACCCCCCGGAATCCCAACTGCGCCGCATGTCCCCTCGCCGCCTCCTGCCGTGCGCACATCGCCGGTCGGGTCCAGCGGTATCCGCAAGCCCGTCCCAAAGTTTCCCCGGTTCGCCGCCTCCGGGTTGTCCTGTTGGTCGAACGGTTGGGGCGGTGGCTGGTCCGGCAACGCCCGGCGCGCGGCATCAACGCCGGGTTCTGGGAGTTCCCGGAGGAGGCGCTCGACGACGCGTCGGCCGCGGTCCGGACTGCGGCCGCCTGGGCCGGGATTCCGGTTGCCGATGCGGTCTCCGTCGGGACGGTCCGTCACGCAATCACGAAGCACCGGTTGACGCTGGAGGTGGTTCGATGCCCGCTGCGCCGGGAATCGCCCGGGCTCGGAGATCTAGGCCGTTGGGTCACCTGGAACACCCTGCAAACACTGCCACTGACCGGGGCGCATCGGCGGATTGAACGGCAGTTCCTGTCACCCGGCGGCCAGTCCCACGGCCAGGAACCTCTCCCGAAGCAGGGGCAGCCTATCCGGCGTCGCCGGAATCCGTGACCGGATCGTCCGCAGCCTGCGGGTCCCGGAACCAGTCCACAAACAGCTCCTCGAGGGTGAGCGGAAACACGTACACCCGGGCACCCGGCAGGCCCCGCACCCCGGCGAGCTGCCCCTCGTCCGTCACCCGCGCCAGGGCCGTCACCACCGGTCCCAGTGACGTGGACCGCAGGGCACCCGGAATCGCAAAATTGGGGGGCGGCGCATCGCCCGGAAATACGACCTGCACCCGTCGCATGGTACGCTGCCAGTCTTCCACCACCCCGTCGGCGACGACGCGTCCGTGGTCCATGATCCCCACCCGTGTGGCCAGACGCTCCAGGTCCCCCAGCAGGTGGGTGGAAAGCAGGATCGTGCAGCCGTCTCCATGGAGCAGCGCCTCAATCAGACACTGGTTGAGCTCGCGCCGGGCAATCGGATCGAGCCCGGCGGCGGGCTCATCGAGCAGGATCACCTCAGGGCGCGAAGCGAGAGCGAGGGCCAGCGCGGCGAGGCGTTGATTGCCCCCGGAAAGCCGGGCAATCGCCGTTGTCCGCGGCAGGTCCCAGCGACGGGTCAGGTCGCGCAGCAGATTGGCATCCCAACGGTCGTAGAGCCGGCTGGTGAACCGGTTGAGGTCCTCCAGCGACATCCAGTCCGGCAACTGCTGGCTCTGCGACAGGTAGGCGATGCGCTGCCGGTGGTCCCGACCCGCCTCCCAAAGGCTTCGCCCGAGAATCCGCGCCTCCCCGCGGTCCGGACGCAGCAGCCCCATCAACAGGCGCAGCGCGGTGGTCTTGCCGGCGCCGTTGCGGCCAATGAGCCCGAACACCTCCCCGGTGCCGACGTGCAGATGGAATCCGTTGAGCGCAATGGCCCCGTTGCGAAAGGACTTGGCCAGACCCCGCGCATGGATCACGGGCTCCATCGGGCGCACCGCGGTCAGTGGCCGCCCGCCATCACGGCGAACTTCACCGGCTCGGACTCATCCCCACGTGCCGGTCCCAACGCACTCATCTCCTCCCGCACCACCGTGATCACCTTGGGCGTCGGCACCTGCAACTGCGTCGCCTCCACGGCCAGTTGTTTGGCAGACCGGCGGAGCGCGCCTTCCTGCTCCGATTGGGTCAGCAACGGGGCGGCCGGCGCAATAAAGGCCCCCTTCCCGTGACGCTTCTCGATCACGCCCTCCCGCTCCAGCTCGGTGTAGGCCTTCACCACGGTGGTGGGGTTGACCGCCAAGGCGGCGGCGAGCTCGCGGATGGACGGGATCTGATCGCCCGGCCGCAACGTGGCGCCGGCCACGTAGTATTTGATCTGGTCCATCATCTGCCGGTACACCGGCACCCCGGACCGTTCGTCAATGTGCAGATGCAACTTGGGGTTCATGCGACACCTTTCACCAGTGTTTGTTCGCTGCCAAACAGCGCCTGTCAATCACCGAACGGACGCCGGTGCGGCGCGGGTCCTTCGGGAAAACCGGCCATCGGTCCCGTAGCGACCTCCAACGCAGGAGTTGGCCGGACACCCAGCTGGTTCACGGAATCGCGAACGCGGCCCATGCTGGAAACCAGCTCCTCATACAACGCAAACCGGCCATCCAGCTGCATCCGAAGCCCCGGTTCCATTCCGGGAGCGGCCGCGTCCAGCCGCTGGCGGGCTTCGTCCAGCAATGGACCGGGATTGAACTCAACCGTCGCGGTCCCCTCCGCCACACGCCGGCCCAGCAGTTTGAACCCGTCCACCACACCCCCGGCAACGAGATGGAGCGCCTGATGGACGTCGGACGGGACCGCCGCCAGGTCAACAGTCAGGCGATGGTGCACCAGCGCCAGCAGCGACAGAAACGCCGACTGGGCGTCCGCGACAAGCCGGACGACACCGGCGCGATCCGGCGCGGCACCGGCCGGTCCGGCGCCTTGTTCGAACTTTGACTCATCGTGGAGGCGCAGCGTGCTCGAAAGATCCTGGTACACCTGCCAGCGCCATCCCCGAACCGGTCTTGCCTCCATCGGTGACGGTCCCGCGCTCAGTCCCACGCGCGCAAGTTCGGACATCGAACCGAAGACGGAGGCGAGTGAACGGCGCATGGCGGCCCCGGCGAAGGCGAAGCCCCCCGTCCATTGAAACGTCAGCAATGATATCAGGATCCCGAGCAGGACTCCCATGACACGGTCGCGTGCCTGCGTCAGATCCGTTGTCGGACCAAGGCCGTTCAGGA
This region includes:
- the mutY gene encoding A/G-specific adenine glycosylase, coding for MPQRAPPHPAPENVVRDLLHWFQTHARDLPWRRTRDPYAVWVSEIMLQQTQVRTVVPYWERWMRELPDVAALASAPEHQVLKLWEGLGYYSRARNLQRAARTLLERGGAFPETVAGLLALPGIGRYTAGAIASIAFNQPAPILDGNVIRVLTRLHALGGDPKSSRLNKRLWATAGALVACAATVSKNAADLPKGTRTCSAFNQALMELGALICTPRNPNCAACPLAASCRAHIAGRVQRYPQARPKVSPVRRLRVVLLVERLGRWLVRQRPARGINAGFWEFPEEALDDASAAVRTAAAWAGIPVADAVSVGTVRHAITKHRLTLEVVRCPLRRESPGLGDLGRWVTWNTLQTLPLTGAHRRIERQFLSPGGQSHGQEPLPKQGQPIRRRRNP
- a CDS encoding GntR family transcriptional regulator; its protein translation is MNPKLHLHIDERSGVPVYRQMMDQIKYYVAGATLRPGDQIPSIRELAAALAVNPTTVVKAYTELEREGVIEKRHGKGAFIAPAAPLLTQSEQEGALRRSAKQLAVEATQLQVPTPKVITVVREEMSALGPARGDESEPVKFAVMAGGH
- a CDS encoding ABC transporter ATP-binding protein, coding for MEPVIHARGLAKSFRNGAIALNGFHLHVGTGEVFGLIGRNGAGKTTALRLLMGLLRPDRGEARILGRSLWEAGRDHRQRIAYLSQSQQLPDWMSLEDLNRFTSRLYDRWDANLLRDLTRRWDLPRTTAIARLSGGNQRLAALALALASRPEVILLDEPAAGLDPIARRELNQCLIEALLHGDGCTILLSTHLLGDLERLATRVGIMDHGRVVADGVVEDWQRTMRRVQVVFPGDAPPPNFAIPGALRSTSLGPVVTALARVTDEGQLAGVRGLPGARVYVFPLTLEELFVDWFRDPQAADDPVTDSGDAG